In Kribbella amoyensis, the genomic stretch CGAGACGCGGCGGGGGTCGGCGGACCTTCATTTATGCTTTGAAAAAACCCGCCTACCCGAACCCTCAGGGGGTCACCGATGGCCGAGCTCAGCCCGCTCCCGCAGGACTTCGTCTGGGGCACCGCCACCTCGGCGTACCAGATCGAGGGGGCCGTCGACGCCGACGGCCGGCTGCCGTCGATCTGGGACACCTTCTGCCGCGTTCCCGGGGCGATCGACAACGGTGACACCGGTGACGTCGCCTGCGACTCGTACCACCGGTGGCCCGAGGACCTCGCCCTGCTCGAGCAGCTCGGCGTGGACGCGTACCGGTTCTCGATCGCCTGGCCGCGGGTGATCCCGACCGGCTCCGGCCCGGTGAACCCGGCCGGCCTGGCGTACTACGACCGCCTCGTCGACGACTTGCTTGCCAAGGGCATCAAACCGTTTGTCACCCTGTACCACTGGGACCTGCCGCAGGCGCTGCAGGATCTCGGCGGCTGGGCCCAGCGCGACACGGCGTACCGGTTCGCGGAGTACGCGGAGGTCGTCGGCGCCAAGCTGGGGGACCGGGTGCGGGACTGGGTGACGTTGAACGAGCCGCTGTGCTCGGCCTGGATCGGGCACTGGGAAGGGCGGATGGCGCCCGGTATCACCGACCCGGCGATCGCGGTGCGCGCGTCGTACCACCTGCTGCTCGCGCACGGCCTCGGCGTCAAGGCATTGCGGGCCGCTTGTCCCGAGCCGCCGTCGGTGGGGCTGGTGGTCAACCTGAGTCCGTGCGAGCCGGCCAGCCAGAGCGCAGAGGACATCCGGGCCGCCCGGATCGCCGACGGCCACGTCAACCGCTGGTGGCTCGACCCGGTCGGCGGCCGCGGCTTCCCGGTGGACATGGTGGAGACGTACGGCGTGGAGCTGCCTGAGCAGCCCGGCGACCTGGAGATCATCGCCGCGCCGACGGACTTCGTCGGGCTGAACTACTACTTCCGGCAGATCGTCCGGGCCGACGATTCCGTTCCCCGGCTGGGATTCAGCCAGGTCGAAGGCCCGAACCAGGAGCACACCATGCTCGCCTGGGAGGTCCACCCGGCCGGGCTGGAGGAGCTGATCCTGCGCCTGACCAAGGAGTACGGCGCCGAGAGGATCTACATCACCGAGAACGGCTCGGCCTGGGTCGACCACCCGGACGCGTCGTTCGCGGTCGACGATCCGCAGCGAACCGCCTATCTGGAAGGGCATCTGGCCGCCTGTGCCCGTGCCGTCGAGCAGGGCGCGCCGCTGGCTGGGTACTTCGCCTGGTCGCTGCTGGACAACTTCGAGTGGGCGTACGGGTACGACCCTCGCTTCGGGCTCGCCTACGTGGACTACGCGACCGGGACGCGGGTGCTGAAGACCAGCGGCAAGCGGTACGCCGACCTGATCCGCGCGCACCGCCGCTGAGAGCACAGGCCCTCCCGACACTGGCCGTTCGGGAGGGCCTGGTCTCAGGTCATCACGGTCAGACGGTCCACTTCTGGTTGGCGCCGCCGCCGCAGGTCCAGATCTGGGTCGGGGTGGCGTTGGCCGCGTTGTTGCCGGTGACATCGAGGCACTTGTTCGCCCGGGGATTCACCAGGTCCCGGCCGGACGTGTAGACCCATTGCTGAGCCGCGTTCCCGTTGCAGGTCGCGAGCTGGACGCGGGTGCCGTCGGTGATGCCGGCGTTGGCGACGTCCAGGCATTTGCCCAGGGCGCGGATCGTGCCGTCCCCCGGGCGGGTCCACTTCTGCGCAGCGGTGCCGTTGCAGTCGTACAGCTGGACCGTGGTGCCGTCCGCGCTGTTGGCGCCGGCCACGTCGAGGCACTTGCCGGCCAGGCCGGTGATCTGGCTGCCGGTGCCACCGCTGCTGCCGAGGGTGGAGACGCGGACGTAGTCGATGGTCATCGTCTGCGGGAGCACGGTCGTCCCGTCCGGGTACCCGGGCCAGTTACCACCGACCGCGACGTTCATGATCATGAAGAACGGGTGGTTGAAGACCCAGGGGTTGCCATTCAGGTCGGCCGGCGTGCGGCGCTGGTACTGGACGCCGTCGACGGACCAGGTGATCGAGTCCGGCGCCCAGTCGACGGCGAAGGTGTGGAAGTCGTCGGCGAACGACCAGCCGTTCGGATGGTTGTACGAGGCACCGATACCACCGGCGCCGGAGTAGCCCGGGCCGTGGATCGTGCCGTGCACGGTGGCGGGTTCGCGGCCGATGTTCTCCATGATGTCGATCTCGCCGTCGCCCGGCCAGTTGAGGCCGCCGAGCATCCAGAACGCCGGCCAGATCCCCTGCGTGCGCGGGATCTTGATCCGGGCCTCGAACCGGCCGTAGGTCTGGGTGAAGGTCTGGGCCGTGAGCAACCTCGCCGAGGTGTACTCGCAGGTGCCGTAGTGGCACTGGTGGCCGCCGCTCTCCCGGCGCGCGGTGATCACCAGGTTGCCGTTGCCGTCGAGAGCGGAGTTGCTGCGCGAGTCGGTGTAGTACTGGCGTTCGTTGTTGCCCCAGCCGGAGCCGCCGATGTCGTAGCGCCACTTGTTCTGGTCGGGGCCTTGACCGGCCGGGCCGTCGAAGTTGTCCTCCCAGATCACCGCTGTGGGTGCGGCGGCTGGTTCGGCTCTGTCGGCGGCCGGTGTTCGCGCCGTCGCGGGGGATTGCAGGAGGGCGGTGCCGAGCAGCGCGGCGCCTGCGGCAAGCAGGGCAGCGGTCCGGATCCGGGAACGCGGGACTCTCATGGATGCCTCATTTCTCGCTCGGCCGGACGTTCGGGCGGTCCGGCCGGTGGGGGCGGGGCGGGACGTGAACGAGACAGGGGACGGGAGGCAGCCTGCTGTGAGAACGCTTTCACGTCAAGGCCACGAGTAAATCCAAGACATGGAAAAAGTGCCCGTCCGGCGTTGACACGGTCGTTCACCGATGGTTACCTCATCATGACCACCTGTTGCGGCGCGGGCAGACGCCGGATCCGGGGGATCAGTCCACCCTCGTGGAAGCCCTTGCAGCAAAGGGAGATCCGTCATGCCCAGGACCCTTCGTCGTGGTCGCCCCGGACGGCGACGCCGCCAACTTCCCGCCTTCGCCGGGCTCGCGATCCTGTCCGTGGTCGCGACCGGGCTCGGTGTCGGGAACCCGCCACTCGCGCACGCCGCCGGCGAGCCGGTGAACATCTGGCTGACCACCACCAGCGACGCGGCCGGCCGCACCGTGACTCGTGGCCTGCAGCAACAGACCCCGATCGCCTTCGGCCCGGCCGGCGGGACGGCGAACCAGACCGTCACCGTCGACGAGAACACCACGTACCAGTCGTTCGAGGGTGGTGGCGCCTCCTTCGCCGACAGCGCGGCGTGGTTGCTCAACAGCAGCAATACGATCACGGCCGCCACCCGCAACCAGGTGATGAAGGACCTGTTCGACCCGGTGAACGGGATCGGCCTGGCCTTCACCCGCAACCCGATGGGCGCCTCCGACCTGGCCCGGTTCAACTACTCCTTCGACGACACCTGCTGTGACCTGAACGACTTCAGCATCGGCCACGACCTGGCGGACGTGGTCCCGCTGACCAAGCAGGCCAAGCAGCTGAACCCGGCCCTCAAGGTCAAGGGCGCGCCGTGGAGCGCCCCGGCCTGGATGAAGGACAACAACAAGTTCACCAACCGCGGCTGGCTGAAGTGGGAGTACTACCCGATGTACGCCCAGTACTTCGTCAAGTACGTCCAGCAGAACGAGGCCGCCGGCAACCACATCGACTACGTGTCGGTGCAGAACGAGCCGACCTGCTGCGGCACCGACGACACCGGGTACGCCTCGATGAACTGGAACGGTTCCGGGCTGCTCGAGTTCACCAAGAACCACCTGTTGCCGGCGTTCCGGGCGGCGGGCATCACCACCAAGGTGA encodes the following:
- a CDS encoding GH1 family beta-glucosidase is translated as MAELSPLPQDFVWGTATSAYQIEGAVDADGRLPSIWDTFCRVPGAIDNGDTGDVACDSYHRWPEDLALLEQLGVDAYRFSIAWPRVIPTGSGPVNPAGLAYYDRLVDDLLAKGIKPFVTLYHWDLPQALQDLGGWAQRDTAYRFAEYAEVVGAKLGDRVRDWVTLNEPLCSAWIGHWEGRMAPGITDPAIAVRASYHLLLAHGLGVKALRAACPEPPSVGLVVNLSPCEPASQSAEDIRAARIADGHVNRWWLDPVGGRGFPVDMVETYGVELPEQPGDLEIIAAPTDFVGLNYYFRQIVRADDSVPRLGFSQVEGPNQEHTMLAWEVHPAGLEELILRLTKEYGAERIYITENGSAWVDHPDASFAVDDPQRTAYLEGHLAACARAVEQGAPLAGYFAWSLLDNFEWAYGYDPRFGLAYVDYATGTRVLKTSGKRYADLIRAHRR
- a CDS encoding glycoside hydrolase family 16 protein, translated to MRVPRSRIRTAALLAAGAALLGTALLQSPATARTPAADRAEPAAAPTAVIWEDNFDGPAGQGPDQNKWRYDIGGSGWGNNERQYYTDSRSNSALDGNGNLVITARRESGGHQCHYGTCEYTSARLLTAQTFTQTYGRFEARIKIPRTQGIWPAFWMLGGLNWPGDGEIDIMENIGREPATVHGTIHGPGYSGAGGIGASYNHPNGWSFADDFHTFAVDWAPDSITWSVDGVQYQRRTPADLNGNPWVFNHPFFMIMNVAVGGNWPGYPDGTTVLPQTMTIDYVRVSTLGSSGGTGSQITGLAGKCLDVAGANSADGTTVQLYDCNGTAAQKWTRPGDGTIRALGKCLDVANAGITDGTRVQLATCNGNAAQQWVYTSGRDLVNPRANKCLDVTGNNAANATPTQIWTCGGGANQKWTV